Proteins from a single region of Helicobacter pylori:
- a CDS encoding CagC family type IV secretion system protein yields the protein MKFLTRITDSYKKVVVTLGLLMVTTNPLMAFNSPTTGVTETKSLVIQIISVLAIVGGCALGVKGIADIWKISDDIKRGQATVFAYAQPIAMLAVAGGIIYLSTKFGFNIGESGGAS from the coding sequence ATGAAATTTCTTACAAGAATCACTGACAGCTACAAGAAAGTTGTAGTAACTTTAGGGCTACTAATGGTAACAACCAATCCTTTAATGGCGTTCAACAGTCCTACAACAGGCGTTACTGAGACTAAATCTTTGGTTATTCAGATCATTTCTGTTTTAGCGATCGTAGGTGGTTGCGCTCTAGGGGTCAAAGGCATAGCAGATATTTGGAAAATCTCTGATGACATCAAAAGAGGTCAGGCAACCGTTTTTGCTTATGCGCAGCCCATAGCTATGTTAGCGGTGGCAGGCGGTATTATCTATTTGAGCACTAAGTTTGGCTTCAATATTGGCGAGAGTGGAGGAGCTAGCTAA
- the cagG gene encoding cag pathogenicity island type IV secretion system translocation protein CagG translates to MKTNFYKIKLLFAWCLIIGMFNAPLNADQNTDIKDISPEDMALNSVGLVSRDQLKIEIPKETLEQKVAILNDYNDKNVNIKFDDISLGSFQPNDNLGINAMWGIQNLLMSQMMSNYGPNNSFMYGYAPTYSDSSFLPPILGY, encoded by the coding sequence ATGAAAACGAATTTTTATAAAATTAAATTACTATTTGCTTGGTGTCTTATCATTGGCATGTTTAACGCTCCGCTTAACGCTGACCAAAACACTGATATAAAGGATATTAGTCCTGAAGATATGGCACTAAATAGCGTGGGGCTTGTTTCTAGAGATCAGCTAAAAATAGAGATCCCTAAAGAAACCCTAGAGCAAAAAGTGGCCATACTCAATGACTATAATGATAAAAATGTTAATATCAAGTTTGACGACATAAGTTTAGGGAGTTTTCAACCTAATGATAATCTAGGCATCAATGCGATGTGGGGCATTCAAAATCTTCTCATGAGCCAAATGATGAGCAATTACGGTCCAAACAATTCTTTCATGTATGGCTATGCGCCAACATACTCAGATTCATCGTTTTTACCACCGATCTTAGGGTATTAA
- the cagD gene encoding cag pathogenicity island type IV secretion system protein CagD, whose product MINNNSNKKIRDFFLKVLLSLVVFSSYGLANDDNQAKKEALEKEKNTPSGRVYTNLDFDSFKATIKNLQDKKVTFKEVNPDIIKNEVFDFVIVNRVLKKIKDLKHYDPIIEKIFDEKGKEMGLNVELQINPEVKDFFTFKSISTTNKQRCFLSLRGETREILCDDKLYNVLLAVFNSYDPNDLLKHISTIESLKKIFYTITCEAVYL is encoded by the coding sequence TTGATCAACAATAATAGTAATAAAAAAATAAGAGACTTTTTTTTGAAAGTTCTCTTAAGTCTCGTTGTTTTCAGTTCGTATGGGTTGGCAAATGATGATAACCAAGCGAAAAAAGAAGCGCTAGAAAAAGAAAAAAACACTCCTAGTGGGCGCGTTTATACGAATTTAGATTTTGATAGTTTCAAGGCGACTATCAAAAATTTGCAAGACAAGAAAGTAACTTTCAAAGAAGTCAATCCCGATATTATCAAAAATGAAGTTTTTGATTTTGTGATTGTCAATAGAGTCCTTAAAAAAATAAAGGATTTGAAGCATTACGATCCAATTATTGAAAAAATCTTTGATGAAAAGGGTAAAGAAATGGGATTGAATGTGGAATTACAGATCAATCCTGAAGTGAAAGACTTTTTTACTTTTAAAAGCATCAGCACGACCAATAAACAACGCTGCTTTCTGTCATTGCGCGGAGAAACAAGAGAAATTCTGTGCGATGATAAGCTGTATAATGTTTTATTGGCCGTATTCAATTCTTATGACCCTAATGATCTTTTGAAACACATTAGCACCATAGAGTCTCTCAAAAAAATCTTTTATACGATTACATGTGAAGCGGTATATCTATAA
- a CDS encoding sodium:calcium antiporter: MTAIMTQYNQSIAEAVSVPMKAANQQYNQLYQGFNDQSMAVGNNILNISKLTGEFNAQGNTQGVQIGAVNSQIASILASNTTPKNPSAIEAYATNQIAVPSVPTTVEMMSGILGNITSAAPKYALALQEQLRSQASNSSMNDTADSLDSCTALGALVGSSKVFFSCMQISMTPMSVSMPTVYAKYQALVTNALTSGTNPMTTPACPIGDKVLAVYCYAEKVAEILREYYIEFVKNNTNLLQNASQMILGQSGLATSTYDTQAISNISSLYNYNIVANKSFLKSHLTYLDYIKDKLKGQKDSYLTERVQTKIIVK; this comes from the coding sequence ATGACCGCTATCATGACCCAATACAATCAAAGCATCGCTGAAGCCGTAAGCGTGCCTATGAAAGCCGCTAACCAACAATACAACCAATTGTATCAAGGTTTTAACGATCAAAGCATGGCTGTGGGGAACAATATCTTAAATATCAGCAAATTAACAGGGGAATTTAACGCGCAAGGCAACACGCAAGGCGTGCAAATTGGTGCTGTTAATAGTCAGATTGCGAGCATTTTAGCGAGTAACACTACCCCTAAAAATCCTAGCGCTATTGAAGCTTATGCGACGAATCAAATCGCTGTTCCCAGCGTGCCAACAACGGTTGAAATGATGAGCGGTATATTAGGCAATATTACAAGCGCAGCACCAAAATACGCCCTAGCTCTACAAGAGCAACTGCGTTCTCAAGCAAGCAACAGCTCAATGAATGACACAGCCGATTCCCTTGATAGCTGTACCGCTTTGGGTGCACTTGTTGGCTCATCAAAAGTGTTTTTTAGTTGCATGCAAATTTCTATGACGCCCATGAGTGTCTCTATGCCCACTGTTTATGCCAAATACCAAGCGTTAGTCACTAATGCCCTAACTTCAGGCACTAATCCTATGACCACCCCTGCATGCCCTATTGGGGACAAAGTTCTTGCCGTTTATTGCTATGCTGAAAAAGTAGCAGAAATTTTGAGAGAATACTATATAGAATTTGTGAAAAACAATACCAATTTGTTGCAGAACGCTTCTCAAATGATACTCGGTCAATCAGGATTAGCTACTAGCACCTATGACACTCAAGCGATTTCTAACATAAGTTCGCTATATAATTACAATATAGTAGCGAATAAATCTTTTTTGAAATCGCATTTGACTTACCTTGATTACATCAAAGACAAGCTTAAGGGGCAAAAAGATAGCTACTTAACAGAAAGGGTGCAAACTAAAATAATCGTGAAGTGA
- the cagE gene encoding cag pathogenicity island type IV secretion system ATPase CagE — protein MFVASKQADEQKKLIIEQEVQKRQFQKIEELKTDMQKGVNPFFKVLFDGGNRLFGFPETFIYSSIFILFVTIVLSVILFQAYEPVLIVAIVIVLVALGFKKDYRLYQRMERAMKFKKPFLFKGVKNKAFMSIFSMKPSKEMANDIHLNPNREDRLVSAANSYLANNYECFLDDGVILTNNYSLLGTIKLGGIDFLTTSKKDLIELHASIYSVFRNFVTPEFKFYFHTVKKKIVIDETNRDYGLIFSNDFMRAYNEKQKRESFYDISFFLTIEQDLLDTLNEPVMNKKHFADNNFEEFQRIIRAKLENFKDRIELIEELLSKYHPTRLKEYTKDGVVYSKQCEFYNFLVGMNEAPFICNRKDLYLKEKMHGGVKEVYFANKHGKILNDDLSEKYFSAIEISEYAPKSQSDLFDKINALDSEFIFMHAYSPKNSQVLKDKLAFTSRRIIISGGSKEQGMTLGCLSELVGNGDITLGSYGNSLVLFADSFEKMKQSVKECVSSLNAKGFLANAATFSMENYFFAKHCSFITLPFIFDVTSNNFADFIAMRAMSFDGNQENNAWGNSVMTLKSEINSPFYLNFHMPTDFGSASAGHTLILGSTGSGKTVFMSMTLNAMGQFAYNFPANVSKDRQKLTMVYMDKDYGAYGNIVAMGGEYVKIELGTDTGLNPFAWAACVQKSNATMEQKQTAISVVKELVKNLATKSDEKDENGNSTTFSLADSNTLAAAVTNLITGDMNLDYPITQLINAFGKDHNDPNGLVARLAPFCKSTNGEFQWLFDNQATDRLDFSKTIIGVDGSSFLDNNDVSPFICFYLFARIQEAMDGRRFVLDIDEAWKYLGDPKVAYFVRDMLKTARKRNAIVRLATQSITDLLACPIADTIREQCPTKIFLRNDGGNLSDYQRLANVTEKEFEIITKGLDRKILYKQDGSPSVIASFNLRGIPKEYLKILSTDTVFVKEIDKIIQNHSIIDKYQALRQMYQQIKEY, from the coding sequence GTGTTTGTGGCGAGCAAGCAAGCTGATGAACAAAAAAAGCTAATCATAGAGCAAGAGGTTCAAAAGCGCCAATTTCAAAAAATAGAAGAACTTAAAACAGACATGCAAAAAGGTGTCAATCCCTTTTTTAAAGTCTTGTTTGATGGGGGGAATAGGTTGTTTGGTTTCCCTGAAACTTTTATTTATTCCTCTATATTTATATTGTTTGTAACAATTGTATTATCTGTTATTCTTTTTCAAGCCTATGAACCTGTTTTGATTGTAGCGATTGTTATTGTGCTTGTAGCTCTTGGATTCAAGAAAGATTACAGGCTTTATCAAAGAATGGAGCGAGCGATGAAATTTAAAAAACCTTTTTTGTTTAAGGGCGTGAAAAACAAAGCGTTCATGAGCATTTTTTCCATGAAGCCTAGTAAAGAAATGGCTAATGACATCCACTTAAATCCAAACAGAGAAGACAGACTTGTGAGCGCTGCAAATTCTTATCTAGCGAATAACTATGAATGTTTTTTAGATGATGGGGTGATCCTTACTAACAACTATTCTCTTTTAGGCACAATCAAATTGGGGGGCATTGATTTTTTAACCACTTCCAAAAAAGATCTCATAGAGTTACACGCTTCTATTTATAGCGTTTTTAGGAATTTTGTTACCCCTGAATTCAAATTTTATTTCCACACTGTTAAAAAGAAAATCGTTATTGATGAAACCAATAGGGACTATGGTCTTATTTTTTCTAATGATTTCATGCGAGCCTATAATGAGAAGCAAAAGAGAGAAAGTTTTTATGATATTAGTTTTTTTCTGACCATAGAGCAAGATTTATTAGACACTCTCAATGAACCTGTTATGAATAAAAAGCATTTTGCAGACAATAATTTTGAAGAGTTTCAAAGGATTATTAGAGCCAAGCTTGAAAACTTCAAAGATAGGATAGAGCTCATAGAAGAGCTATTGAGTAAATACCACCCCACTAGATTAAAAGAATACACTAAAGATGGGGTTGTTTATTCCAAACAATGCGAGTTTTACAATTTTCTTGTGGGAATGAATGAGGCCCCTTTTATTTGCAACCGAAAAGACTTGTATCTCAAGGAAAAAATGCATGGTGGGGTGAAAGAAGTTTATTTTGCCAATAAGCATGGAAAAATCTTAAATGACGATTTGAGTGAAAAATATTTTAGCGCTATTGAGATTAGTGAATACGCCCCTAAATCACAGAGCGATTTGTTTGACAAGATCAACGCTCTAGACAGCGAATTTATCTTTATGCATGCTTATTCGCCTAAAAACTCACAGGTTTTAAAGGACAAACTAGCTTTCACCTCTAGAAGGATTATTATTAGTGGGGGTTCTAAAGAGCAGGGCATGACTTTAGGTTGCTTGAGCGAATTAGTGGGTAATGGTGATATTACGCTAGGCAGTTATGGTAATTCTTTAGTGCTGTTTGCTGATAGCTTTGAAAAAATGAAACAAAGCGTTAAGGAATGCGTCTCTAGTCTTAACGCTAAAGGTTTTTTAGCCAACGCAGCGACTTTCTCTATGGAAAATTACTTTTTTGCCAAACATTGCTCTTTTATCACGCTTCCTTTTATTTTTGATGTAACTTCTAATAATTTTGCTGACTTTATCGCTATGAGGGCTATGAGTTTTGATGGCAATCAAGAGAATAACGCTTGGGGTAATAGCGTCATGACGCTAAAAAGCGAGATCAATTCGCCTTTTTATCTGAACTTCCACATGCCTACTGATTTTGGTTCAGCTTCAGCAGGACACACTTTGATACTTGGCTCAACCGGTTCAGGTAAGACGGTGTTTATGTCAATGACCTTGAACGCTATGGGACAATTTGCTTACAATTTTCCTGCTAATGTCAGCAAAGACAGACAAAAGCTCACTATGGTCTATATGGATAAAGATTATGGCGCTTATGGAAACATTGTTGCAATGGGTGGGGAGTATGTCAAGATTGAGCTAGGGACAGATACAGGATTAAATCCTTTTGCTTGGGCGGCTTGTGTGCAAAAATCCAATGCAACAATGGAGCAAAAACAAACAGCTATTTCTGTTGTCAAAGAGCTTGTGAAAAACTTAGCCACCAAAAGCGATGAAAAAGATGAAAATGGCAACAGCACCACTTTTAGCCTAGCTGATTCTAATACGCTTGCAGCGGCAGTAACCAACCTTATCACGGGAGATATGAACCTAGATTATCCCATCACCCAACTGATTAATGCTTTCGGAAAAGACCACAATGATCCTAATGGGCTTGTCGCGCGATTAGCGCCTTTTTGCAAATCAACCAATGGTGAATTTCAATGGCTTTTTGATAATCAAGCAACCGATCGCTTAGATTTTTCAAAAACGATTATTGGCGTTGATGGGTCAAGTTTCCTAGACAATAATGATGTTTCGCCCTTTATTTGTTTTTACCTTTTCGCTCGTATTCAAGAGGCAATGGATGGGCGTAGATTTGTCTTAGATATTGATGAAGCTTGGAAATATTTAGGCGATCCAAAGGTCGCTTATTTTGTAAGAGACATGCTAAAAACTGCAAGGAAAAGAAACGCTATTGTTAGACTTGCGACTCAAAGCATCACTGATCTTTTGGCTTGCCCTATTGCTGATACTATTAGAGAACAATGCCCTACAAAGATTTTTTTGAGAAACGATGGGGGAAATCTTTCTGATTACCAAAGATTAGCCAATGTTACAGAAAAAGAATTTGAAATCATCACTAAGGGGTTAGATAGGAAAATTCTCTACAAACAAGATGGAAGCCCTAGCGTTATCGCTAGTTTTAATTTGAGAGGCATTCCTAAAGAATATTTGAAAATTTTATCCACAGATACTGTATTTGTCAAAGAAATTGACAAGATTATCCAAAACCATAGTATCATAGATAAATATCAGGCCTTGAGGCAAATGTATCAACAAATAAAGGAGTATTAA
- the cagF gene encoding type IV secretion system chaperone CagF — MKQSLREQKLLKILENDVLTILDSFSNYLFELREELDFIEEEMEGEITEQNLTALYDFSNFLEDHVNVFYEDVLNIDDIKTEHLYSGLIDSLNANLHFVKSFLNNQDLDFRFFKEINDGQDPQKTLSRLIPLQSGKNDASSFKANNSFVSLVYVYTFFMLETIMQSYRILRLLEKPINNNISEDMQSDIENFFVQANFLEYYVQNKIYPTNHAYDFTHLIMDSIVPNWIQIDMSVEAKKKELFEKYFQNIDEVTNKMLDQENQNKNSD, encoded by the coding sequence ATGAAACAAAGTTTGCGCGAACAAAAATTATTGAAAATTTTAGAAAATGATGTCTTGACGATTTTGGATAGTTTTTCTAATTACCTTTTTGAACTGAGAGAAGAATTGGACTTCATAGAAGAAGAAATGGAGGGTGAAATCACCGAACAGAACCTTACCGCTCTTTATGATTTTTCTAATTTCTTAGAAGACCATGTCAATGTGTTTTATGAGGATGTTTTGAATATAGATGATATCAAAACAGAACACCTTTATTCAGGTCTCATAGACAGTCTTAACGCTAATCTTCACTTTGTCAAGTCATTTCTCAATAATCAGGATTTAGACTTCCGCTTTTTTAAAGAAATAAACGATGGGCAAGATCCCCAAAAAACATTATCAAGATTAATTCCTCTTCAAAGTGGGAAAAATGATGCAAGCTCGTTTAAAGCCAATAATTCTTTTGTCTCATTAGTTTATGTTTATACTTTCTTCATGCTAGAAACTATCATGCAGTCGTATAGGATTCTCAGATTACTAGAAAAACCTATCAATAACAACATAAGCGAGGACATGCAGAGCGATATAGAGAATTTTTTTGTTCAAGCCAATTTTTTAGAATACTATGTTCAGAACAAAATATACCCAACAAATCATGCCTATGACTTCACGCATTTAATCATGGACTCCATTGTTCCTAATTGGATTCAAATTGATATGAGCGTTGAAGCTAAAAAGAAAGAGCTTTTTGAAAAATATTTTCAAAACATTGATGAAGTAACAAACAAAATGCTCGATCAAGAAAATCAAAACAAAAACAGCGATTGA
- the cagA gene encoding type IV secretion system oncogenic effector CagA has product MTNETIDQTTTPDQTDFVPQRFINNLQVAFLKVDNAVASFDPDQKPIVDKNDRDNRQAFEKISQLREEYANKAIKNPAKKNQYFSDFINKSNDLINKDNLIAVDSSVESFKKFGDQRYQIFTSWVSLQKDPSKINTQQIRNFMENIIQPPISDDKEKAEFLRSAKQSFAGIIIGNQIRSDEKFMGVFDESLKARQEAEKNAEPSGGDWLDIFLSFVFNKKQSSDLKETLNQEPRPDFEQNLATTTTDIQGLPPEARDLLDERGNFFKFTLGDMEMLDVEGVADKDPNYKFNQLLIHNNALSSVLMGSHSNIEPEKVSLLYGDNGGPEARHDWNATVGYKNQQGNNVATLINAHLNNGSGLIIAGNENGIKNPSFYLYKEDQLTGLKQALSQEEIQNKVDFMEFLARNNAKLDNLSEKEKEKFQTEIENFQKDRKAYLDALGSDHIAFVSKKDPKHLALITEFGNGEVSYTLKDYGKKQDKALDGETKTTLQGSLKYDGVMFVNYSNFKYTNASKSPDKGVGTTNGVSHLEANFSKVAVFNLPNLNNLAITNYIRRDLEDKLWAKGLSPQEANKLIKDFLNSNKELVGKVSNFNKAVAEAKNTGNYDGVKKAQKDLEKSLRKREHLEKEVAKKLESRNDNKNRMEAKAQANSQKDKIFALINKEASKEARAAAFDPNLKGVRSELSDKLENINKNLKDFGKSFDELKNGKNNDFSKAEETLKALKDSVKDLGINPEWISKIENLNAALNDFKNGKNKDFSKVTQAKSDLENSIKDVIINQKITDKVDNLNQAVSETKLTGDFSKVEQALAELKSLSLDLGKNSDLQKSVKNGVNGTLVGNGLSKTEATTLTKNFSDIRKELNEKLFGNSNNNNNGLKNNNEPIYAQVNKKKAGQATSPEEPIYAQVAKKVSAKIDQLNEATSAINRKIDRINKIASAGKGVGGFSGAGQSASPEPIYATIDFDEANQAGFPLRRSAAVNDLSKVGLSREQELTRRIGDLNQAVSEAKTGHFDKLEQKIDELKDSTKNNALKLWVESTKQVPTGLQAKLDNYATNSHTRINSNVHNGTINEKATGMLTQKNPEWFKLVNDRIVAHNVGSTPLSEYDKIGFNQKNMKDYSDSFKFSTKLNNAVKDIKSSFVQFLTNTFSTGSYNLMKANVEHGVKNTTKSGFQKS; this is encoded by the coding sequence ATGACTAATGAAACCATCGATCAAACAACAACACCGGATCAAACAGATTTTGTTCCGCAACGATTTATCAATAATCTTCAAGTAGCTTTTCTTAAAGTTGATAACGCTGTCGCTTCATTTGATCCCGATCAAAAACCAATCGTTGATAAGAATGATAGGGATAATAGGCAAGCTTTTGAGAAAATCTCGCAACTAAGGGAAGAATACGCCAATAAAGCGATCAAAAATCCTGCCAAAAAGAATCAATATTTTTCAGACTTTATCAATAAGAGCAATGATTTAATCAACAAAGACAATCTCATTGCTGTAGATTCTTCTGTAGAGAGCTTTAAGAAATTTGGGGATCAGCGTTACCAAATCTTTACGAGTTGGGTGTCCCTTCAAAAAGATCCGTCTAAAATCAACACCCAACAAATCCGAAATTTCATGGAAAATATCATACAACCCCCTATCTCTGATGATAAGGAAAAAGCGGAGTTTTTGAGGTCTGCCAAACAATCTTTTGCAGGAATTATCATAGGGAATCAAATCCGATCGGATGAAAAATTCATGGGCGTGTTTGATGAATCTTTGAAAGCAAGGCAAGAAGCAGAAAAAAATGCAGAGCCTAGTGGTGGGGATTGGCTTGATATTTTTTTATCATTTGTGTTTAACAAAAAACAATCTTCCGATCTCAAAGAAACGCTCAATCAAGAGCCAAGGCCTGATTTTGAACAAAATTTAGCCACTACCACCACCGACATACAAGGCTTACCGCCTGAAGCTAGAGATTTGCTTGATGAAAGGGGTAATTTTTTTAAATTCACTCTTGGTGATATGGAAATGTTGGATGTTGAGGGAGTCGCTGATAAGGATCCTAATTACAAGTTCAATCAATTATTGATCCACAATAACGCTCTATCTTCTGTGCTAATGGGGAGTCATAGTAACATAGAACCTGAAAAAGTTTCATTATTGTATGGGGATAATGGTGGCCCTGAAGCTAGGCATGATTGGAACGCCACCGTTGGTTATAAAAACCAACAAGGCAACAATGTGGCCACACTCATTAATGCGCATCTTAATAACGGCAGCGGGTTAATCATAGCGGGTAATGAAAATGGGATTAAAAACCCTAGCTTCTATCTCTATAAAGAAGATCAACTCACAGGTTTGAAACAAGCGTTGAGTCAAGAAGAGATCCAAAACAAAGTGGATTTCATGGAATTTCTTGCACGAAACAATGCTAAACTAGACAACTTGAGCGAGAAAGAGAAAGAAAAATTCCAAACTGAGATTGAAAATTTCCAAAAAGACCGTAAGGCTTATTTGGACGCCCTAGGGAGTGATCACATTGCTTTTGTTTCTAAAAAAGACCCAAAACATTTAGCTTTAATTACTGAGTTTGGTAATGGGGAAGTGAGCTATACTCTCAAAGATTATGGGAAAAAACAAGATAAAGCTTTAGATGGGGAGACAAAAACCACTCTTCAAGGTAGCCTAAAATATGATGGCGTGATGTTTGTCAATTATTCCAATTTCAAATACACCAACGCCTCCAAGAGTCCTGATAAGGGTGTGGGCACTACGAATGGCGTTTCCCATTTGGAAGCGAATTTTAGCAAGGTAGCTGTCTTTAATTTGCCTAATTTAAATAATCTCGCTATCACTAATTATATAAGGCGAGATTTAGAAGATAAATTGTGGGCTAAAGGATTGTCTCCACAAGAAGCTAATAAGCTCATCAAAGACTTTTTGAACAGCAACAAAGAATTGGTTGGAAAAGTTTCAAACTTCAATAAAGCTGTAGCTGAAGCTAAAAACACAGGCAATTATGATGGAGTGAAAAAAGCTCAGAAAGATCTTGAAAAATCTCTAAGGAAACGAGAGCATTTAGAGAAAGAAGTAGCGAAAAAATTGGAGAGCAGAAACGACAACAAAAATAGAATGGAAGCAAAAGCTCAAGCTAACAGCCAAAAAGATAAGATTTTTGCGTTGATCAATAAAGAGGCTAGTAAGGAAGCAAGAGCGGCCGCTTTCGATCCGAATCTTAAAGGCGTCAGGAGCGAATTGTCTGATAAACTTGAAAATATCAACAAGAATTTGAAAGACTTTGGTAAATCTTTTGATGAACTCAAAAATGGCAAAAATAATGATTTCAGCAAGGCAGAAGAAACGCTAAAAGCCCTTAAAGACTCGGTGAAAGATTTAGGCATCAATCCAGAATGGATTTCAAAAATTGAAAACCTTAATGCAGCTTTGAATGATTTCAAAAATGGCAAAAATAAGGATTTCAGCAAAGTAACACAAGCAAAAAGCGACCTTGAAAATTCCATTAAGGATGTGATCATTAATCAAAAGATAACGGATAAAGTTGACAATCTCAATCAGGCTGTATCAGAGACTAAATTAACAGGCGATTTCAGTAAGGTAGAGCAAGCCCTAGCCGAACTCAAAAGCTTGTCATTGGATCTTGGAAAAAATTCTGATCTACAAAAATCCGTTAAAAATGGTGTAAATGGAACCCTAGTTGGTAATGGGTTGTCTAAAACAGAAGCCACAACGCTCACCAAAAATTTTTCGGACATCAGGAAAGAATTGAACGAGAAATTATTTGGAAATTCCAATAACAATAATAATGGACTCAAAAACAACAACGAACCCATTTACGCTCAAGTTAATAAAAAGAAAGCAGGACAAGCAACTAGCCCTGAAGAGCCCATTTACGCTCAAGTTGCCAAAAAGGTGAGTGCAAAAATTGACCAACTCAACGAAGCTACATCAGCAATAAATAGAAAAATTGACCGGATTAACAAAATTGCATCAGCAGGTAAAGGAGTGGGCGGTTTCAGTGGAGCAGGGCAATCAGCTAGCCCTGAACCCATTTACGCTACAATTGATTTTGATGAGGCAAATCAAGCAGGCTTCCCTTTGAGGAGAAGTGCTGCAGTTAATGATCTCAGTAAAGTAGGGCTTTCAAGGGAACAAGAATTGACTCGTAGAATTGGCGATCTCAATCAGGCAGTTTCAGAAGCTAAAACAGGTCATTTTGACAAACTAGAACAAAAGATAGATGAACTCAAAGATTCTACAAAAAACAATGCTTTGAAGCTATGGGTTGAAAGCACGAAACAAGTGCCTACTGGTTTGCAGGCGAAATTGGACAATTACGCTACTAACAGCCACACACGCATTAATAGCAATGTCCACAATGGAACAATCAATGAAAAAGCGACCGGTATGCTAACGCAAAAAAACCCTGAGTGGTTCAAGCTTGTGAATGATAGGATAGTTGCGCATAATGTGGGAAGCACTCCTTTGTCAGAGTATGATAAAATTGGATTCAACCAAAAGAATATGAAAGATTATTCTGATTCGTTCAAGTTTTCCACCAAGTTGAACAATGCCGTAAAAGACATTAAGTCTAGCTTTGTGCAATTTTTAACCAATACATTTTCTACAGGATCTTACAACTTGATGAAAGCAAATGTGGAACATGGAGTCAAAAACACTACAAAAAGTGGTTTCCAGAAATCTTAA
- the cagB gene encoding cag pathogenicity island protein B, with protein MENKSIGQIFKDSFKKSFFSGLWSCLKWSLILTLISLGLFLLVFRFQPETIKKYIKDPKDLQFYNDLRSKKGWDK; from the coding sequence ATGGAAAATAAATCAATAGGACAGATTTTCAAAGACAGCTTCAAAAAAAGTTTCTTTAGTGGTCTATGGAGTTGCTTAAAATGGAGCCTTATTCTCACTCTGATCAGCTTGGGTTTGTTTTTACTTGTTTTTAGGTTTCAACCCGAGACAATTAAAAAATACATCAAAGATCCTAAAGATCTACAATTCTACAATGACTTGAGAAGCAAAAAAGGTTGGGACAAGTAG